In the Triticum aestivum cultivar Chinese Spring chromosome 2B, IWGSC CS RefSeq v2.1, whole genome shotgun sequence genome, tgagaaataataagtagatgatggattgctagagtgacagaagcttaaaccctagtttattcgttgcttcgtaaggggctgatttggatccatatgtttcatgttgtggttaggtttaccttaatacttcttttgtagttgcggatgcttgcaataggggttaatcataagtgggacgcttgtccaagaaagggcagtacccaagcaccgatccacccacatatcaaattatcaaagtaacgaacgcgaatcatatgagcatgatgaaaactagcttgacgataattcccatgtgtcctcgggagcgcttttctcattataataacttgtccaggcttgtcctttgctacaaaaaggattgggacaccttgctgcaccttattactttcattgcttgttacccgttacaaattatcttatcacaaaactatttgttacctacaattttagtgcttgcagagaataccttactgaaaaccgcttgtcatttccttctgctcctcgttgggttcgacactcttacttattgaaaggactacaatagatcccctacacttgtaggtcatcaagactcttttctggcgccgttgtcggggagtgaagcgcctttggtaagtggaacttggtaaggaaacatttatatagtgtgctgaaatttactgtcacttgttactatggaaactaatcctttgaggggcttgttcggggtatattcaccccgaccagcagagcaaagagttgctcctcaacctactgaaaatgtttactttgaatttccttcgggtatcgtagagaaactgctagctaatccctttgcaggagatggaacattgcattccgatttacaccttatctatgtggatgacgtttgtggattatttaagcttgcaggtatgcccgatgatgttattaagaagaaggtttcccctttatctttgaagggagacgcattgacatggtataggctatgtgatgatatgggatcttggaactataaatgattgaaattggaatttcaccagaagttttatcctatgcatcttgttcatcgtgatcgtaattatatatataatttttggcctcgcgaaggagaaagcatcgctcaagcttgggggaggcttaagtcaatgttatattcatgccccaatcattagctctcaagagaaatgattattcaaaacttttatgctcggctttctctcaacaatcacaccatgcttgatacttcttgtgatggttcttatatgatgaagactattgaattcaagtgggatttattggaaagaattaaacacaactttgaagattgggattccgacgatggtaaggagtcaggtatgacacctaagtttgatcctgttaaatcttttatggataccgatgcttttcgtggatttagcactacatatggacttggctctgagatagtagcttctttctgtgaatcatttgctactcatgttgatctccataaggagaagtggtttaaatataatcctcccattgaagtaaaagtagttacacctgctacagttgaagaaaagactatcacttataatgatcctattgttcctactgcttatgccgagaaaccacctttccctgttaggatgaaggatcatgctaaagcttcaactgttgttcgtaagagtaatactaaaacatataaacctcctgagcaaattaaagttgaacctagtattgctatggttaaagatctcttgactagtaatattgatgggcatgttatttatttttgtgaacaAGCTGCTAGAAtcgctagacctgatgctaagacacatagacctattgtaggcatgcctgttatttctgttaaaataggagatcattattatcatgacttatatgacatgggtgctagtgctaacgTCGGAGTTCTATGTGGTGGCAGTCCCAACTCCCGCAACGCCTCACCTTTGCGGTCCGGATGGATGCGAGTGGTCGAGGGTCTGCGTTGGAGATGCCTTACTTACTCAAAATGCGTTGAGTGTTGCAGACTATGTGATTGATACACTTCGAATTTTCAGGACACACAAACTGCACGGCACTTTGTTACAACAATTTATATGCATCTCCTGCCATTTTTAGATGCTCCGAAATTTCAAACAACGTAGTACAAACGAAATCGAAAGTTCAAATTCCAAACCCCAAAccgaggaggggagggagggaaggGAAGGCTCCCACGCGGCGAGCGAGAGAGATGGCGGGAAAGCGAATTCCCTCTCCCGCGCGGCCCCAGAAACACCCGCCCTTTTCCAAACCGACCCCTCCCCTCCACCGACATGTGGGGCCGCAGCATCTCCGGACCCACCCGCAGGCCAATCTCCCATGGGAAGGGAGTGCGAgcgggaaaatgtctcgcgggcgcCAATTTCTCCCTCCCATTCTTTCCGCTCCGCATCCCCCGAAACACTCCCCCTATTAACCCCCCGCCCATTcccctctcctccaccaccgcaCTCCCGCCGCCCCCCAAATCCTAGGGTTTCTCGNNNNNNNNNNNNNNNNNNNNNNNNNNNNNNNNNNNNNNNNNNNNNNNNNNNNNNNNNNNNNNNNNNNNNNNNNNNNNNNNNNNNNNNNNNNNNNNNNNNNNNNNNNNNNNNNNNNNNNNNNNNNNNNNNNNNNNNNNNNNNNNNNNNNNNNNNNNNNNNNNNNNNNNNNNNNNNNNNNNNNNNNNNNNNNNNNNNNNNNNNNNNNNNNNNNNNNNNNNNNNNNNNNNNNNNNNNNNNNNNNNNNNNNNNNNNNNNNNNNNNNNNNNNNNNNNNNNNNNNNNNNNNNNNNNNNNNNNNNNNNNNNNNNNNNNNNNNNNNNNNNNNNNNNNNNNNNNNNNNNNNNNNNNNNNNNNNNNNNNNNNNNNNNNNNNNNNNNNNNNNNNNNNNNNNNNNNNNNNNNNNNNNNNNNGCCGGCCCCCGCCCGCCCGCGAAGATGTTGGAGCTGAGGCTGGTGCAGGGGAGCCTGCTGAAGAAGGTGCTGGAGGCGATCAAGGAGCTGGTGACGGACGCCAACTTCGACTGCTCCGGGACGGGCTTCTCGCTGCAGGCCATGGACTCCTCCCACGTCGCGCTCGTCGCCCTGCTCCTCCGCTCCGAGGGCTTCGAGCACTACCGCTGCGACCGCAACCTCTCCATGGGCATGAACCTCGGCAACATGGCCAAGATGCTCCGCTGCGCCGGCAACGACGACATCATCACCATCAAGGCCGACGACGGCTCCGACACCGTCACCTTCATGTTCGAGTCACCCAGTAAGCACCCTGCCGCCCCTCTTTACATTTCTTTCCGCTGGCCCTCTTCGTTAGCCGTAGGTGTCGATGGTAACCGTGGTTTGGGTGGGTCAACAGATCAGGATAAGATTGCCGACTTCGAGATGAAGCTCATGGACATCGACAGCGAGCACCTCGGGATCCCCGACTCCGAGTACCAGGCCATCGTCCGCATGCCCTCCTCGGAGTTCTCCAGGATCTGCAAGGATCTTAGCAGCATCGGCGACACTGGTATGCTGAATCCCCCATTTTCTGTATTATTGTGCTCTGCTGCACTTGTCATCTCTGTTTCTTACATGTCTTCTGTGCGATGCAGTTATTATTTCTGTCACCAAGGAGGGTGTCAAGTTCTCCACTGCTGGAGATATTGGAACCGCAAACATTGTTTGCAGGCAGAATAAGACTGTTGACAAGGTATCTTGCATTGTTTCTCCACTAGTTAGTGTAGATCTGTTCATCTTTTATGCATATTGTGATTTTGTGGTGTATTGCATAACGAGAGTCAGGAATCCCAATTGCATGGATGATTGTATTTTGCTAATACCTTAATTGCAGCAACATAAATAGTCAGCCACACCTAATTCTCAACCAGATTGTTTACTAATTACTCAGTTATCATATTTGGGCTATTTGGTAGTTATCGTCGGTGTAGTTTATTATGATAAATTTGTGCAACATGTCTATTCATAGATGCACACTACCCTGCAGTCCTGCTGTTTTGTTCCCTTATACAGCTTAAAATGGCAGTCTGCAGTTAGCTACAGTTATGTTGCTTTGAAATGTTTAGTTTGTTTGTATAGTTACATAGTTTTTCAGTTCAAAAAATGTTGTTAGTTTGTTACATCCCTTTGTCTGCGGAAGCTTGAGTCCAACAAATCTACTAGAACTGCAGCTACATATTTTTGTAACATGAAATTATTTACTATATGAAGTAATTTTGGTGGACCCTGTACTCTGAGCTGGTGAGCCTAGCAACCAAAGTAATAGTTGCAAGTGTAAAATATTGGATTACCATTTTATGGTTGAGGTCGTCAGTGCCATCAGTGAACAAATAAGACTTTTACTCAGCTTAATCCATGTGGAGTATTTATCTCACCTATATTTTACACTTGCAAATATTATTTCAGTTTGAGCCTTGGTTTTCATATTGGAGTACCGTTTCAGGGACATGTACCAGTATGATAGCTAATGACTGTTTGTATCAATGCAGCCTGAGGAATCTACCATTATAGAAATGCAAGAGCCGGTGTCACTTACCTTTGCTCTGAGGTACATgaattccttcaccaaggcaagcCCACTGTCGGACCAAGTCACCATCAGCCTCTCATCTGAACTGCCGGTGGTTGTTGAGTACAAGATTGGCGAGATGGGCTACATTAGGTTTTATCTGGCACCCAAGATTGAAGAGGACGAGGAAATGAAGGCATGATTGTGTTTCAAGGATATGCTGATCTTGCCTACAATAGGTGTTATCTGGCACCCAAGATTGAAGAAGACAAGGAAGTGAAGGCATGGTTGTGTTTCAAGGATATTCTTACGTTGCCTACATTCCCCTAGTTGTTAGTCGTTAAACCGACCTCCATTTGCTTAACAATTGTTTTGTAAGCAAAAATGGTGTTATGCTTGTTTTAGCTATTTAGCTACTTGTATCTGTGACTGTTGGTCCATGGATTTTCCATTGCTGAATGTTGGTCTTTTAACTTCATGGATTTTCCATTGCTGAATGTTGGTCTTTTAACTACTTGTATCTGTGACTGTTGGTCCATGCTACACCAGTGCTGTTATTGTTAGGCAATGACTTGGATTGATTGAAGTGTTTTGAATCAGGTGGATGCTGCAGTGATTGCAACTTGCAAAAACTGTCAAATAATGTTACCTCCATTGCTGGAGGCATTGCAAGTTGCGGAGCTGCCACTACCAGGGGTACCTCCAGTTTTAAACAATCGTTGCCGGCACTGCTGCCAATGCCTGCAACCTCTGTAGGAGTGTGAGCTCTCTCCCTGCTATGTAATTTGGCGATGATAATGTTTATTTAGAGTCTAAGGCATATAGTCAGATGGGATGTTTGGTTGAAGAAAATGAAACTGTAACTACTTACTAGGACATTGGATTTGTTTCTTGCCCTACACAGTACAGTTACAGGTTTTCCGTGGTTCCATTCGTTCCCTGCAAGCCTTGGCTGGAAACAATACATGATATCCGTGGAAAGGATCCACAGACAAGACACCAAGCAGCAAACACTGCAAGTGCAAGAACTCAAAATGTCTGAAGATGTAGGTTCCCTTACAATTTGTTCAAACAATATGCAGCATAATGATTTTGTTGCTACTGAATTTGTCTTTTAGGTTAACATTTAAGTCATTTTCCAACCATTTAAGGTCAGTGCTTATTTATCATATATTGTGTATATTGTTTGCTGTGAAAAATCTCTTTATGATTGTACGTGCATAACGTGTGCGTCTGcctgtgtttgtgccaagtactgCTGAAGGGGCACAATGCAAGCAAGCAAAATATCGAACCTCCAAATGAAACCTGATACAGATGTTATTTCTTTGTAGTAtttttctttaataatttgatgCTAGAGTTCGTGTTCTATGCTCTGTGATTAGCTTCCTTCCCAGGCTACATCTTTAGAGTACTTTTAATAGAAAATATGGAAGTGAATAGAACCAATAATTGTAGATTGCTGTAGTCACTCCTTTGTGTCTTGCGCAGTGTCAGGATATTTTTAACTGAATTTTCAAAAAGACATCTAAAATAGTGCCAAAGTTATAACAAAAACAAAATGCTCCCTACatttgaattgattgaagttctAGTTTTGTCCTAAGGCAAGCTTTATATTTGACCAAGTctattaaaatgttttaatatcTACAACAGTAATGAGATTTTGCTTTCTATCTGAACACTTGcattaatgatgaactccttgcatTCTCTCAAGCCAGTTGATGTCCCTTACTATTTTTAATAGCTAGGCAACGACTTGAATTGTATTCTTTATCATAAAATTCTACTGATTGGTCTTTTGATTGAATGCATTTCTAGGTATTGTGAGTGTTTTGCATCAGGTAGATACTGCAGTGATTGCAACTGCAAAAACTATTCTAGTAATGTTAGTCATGAGTCTGCAAGATAGGATGCTATCAATGCTGTAATGGAAAGGAATCCTGTGGCCTTTACCTCCAGATGCAGCCCAGAACAGCGAGGTAGAGCACAATTGTATATTTCCCAAGAATCACTTAGTGTTTTCCTCTGGTTCTCTAGTTGCTGAAGGGCTTGGCTATCTATGTCATCTTGTTTTGCCTGTTTCCTTGTCTGTATCCAAAATTTAAACACAATGAAGGAACACATGAAGTGGCCCGTAAATAACGGCGCAAATAATGTTCTGAGGTCAAGACTCATATATCATTAGACTAAAGTGTCACATCTTTATATTTTTATGTGCAATAGATCGGTGAGGTTTGGGCATCAACAATGATAGAGAGGTCAAATCCCCTTTTTGTCATCTAGAACTTGTCTTCCAATGTTAGCAACTGATACATGGAGTCATGGATTGCCATTACCTGTCTTCCTTTTGGGTATATTGCTTAAAATCGAGAAATTTGAGCATGGTGTTCTGCTAGCAGTACCGACTCTTGAGCCCATACCATGAGTTGAGGGCTTAAGGTTAGCAATAGTCATATGACAAACAAGCCAAATTCTTAGTTGTATACCAATAGGTTTGCCTTCTCATGTCATGTAGGAAATCCATTCTCATTACATCCCAGTTTAAAGTGGCAGAAGGCCCTGTTGTGGTTAAGAACACGAAGGGGTGCCACTGCAAGAGATCTGAGTGCCTGAAGAAATACCGTGAGTGCTTTCAATCTAATGTTCTCTGTTCAGAGAACTGCAAATGTACGGATTGCAGGAACTATGAGAGCAGTGAAGATAGGAAAGCAATAGGCCTTACCACCCAGTGACACCTTGTCTATTCACATGATATGCAAAATCCTGCTATAATGGTGGCTCTTTCTCATGCAACAGAAAAGCTCTCCAATCTCTCAGTGGCTCCATTATGCAGAGATCAGGTCATCAGTAAAAATGATTGTTCACAAGTAATTCTTTTACAGGATCCCTTTTATAATTTTCCGGAAAGGCTTTCATAATTTTCATGCCTTCTGCTTTCGTTATGTGGACTTAGAAATAATTTAAGGTACATAGACTATAGCAGCCAAACACATGTTGTGTCTTATGGATAGCTGGCTGAATATATATGGTTAGTAGCTCAAATGCTAGAACATATCGTTCAGTTAAAATAAAAGCTAAACAAAAGTTGAAATTCTGGTtattaacatatactccctccgtcccaaaataagtgtctcaactttgtaataactttagtacaaatttgtactaaggttgagacagatatttcgggacagagggagtacttttgtTTTTTCCCATGTCAGGTGACTTCGTCTTTCCTCACCCCTTCCTATAGAAGGCACTCAAAGTGCTGTCAAATTAGCGCCGCAAGGAGTTACTTATAGACGACATTTTGCCCATGATTATAGCCAATTTCTCATCTGAACTCATTTAATTGTGCTGTctgacatatactccctccgtccggaaatacttgtcatcaaaatggataaaaggggatgtatctagacgtattttagttctagatacatctctttttatccattttgatgacaagtattttcggacggagggagtatttcttatCTTCCTCAAGGCCACTTTTATCTGATATTATCCAGATAGAGAATGTCGATGAGCTCTGTAAAGTATTGGTTCTAGTATTAAGGCAAGCTGCTGGAACATTTGTAGGTATTGTTTTTCTCTGCAGAAGAATAATCATAGCTATGATCCTAATATGTGATTAGTTATGCTAAATGGTTTTCTGTTTGCTAGCTCACATTCTTCTGGTCAGTTGATTTGCCATCAAACTATTAGGAAGTACATCATAGAATAGAGAGACCTTTGTCACATTCAGTTCAAGGGATTGCTTTGTTACTCCACCTAAAGAAAATTTGCACATACCTTAAAAGTAGAACTCACTATCTGACACCAGGTGCAAATCTTCTCAGTTAGTACCAAGTGATTGCAAGTTGCTTAGGAGAAGCTTTCCATGTTTGCTTCTGTTTTGGATGAGAACTCGCACGTACAGAACTTTTATTGCCAGTGGTATatttcattgaaggatttagtggcGAAGAATGCATATATGAATTTACATCTTATCACGGTGTATATCTTCTCTGAATCACACTGCTGTTTCATATTCAGGTGTTAAGGAGAACACAACAAAGGAAAATTAGATCGATCAGAGAGTTGCCTTGCTTCAACAAACCATGGCATGGAAGCAATTCAGAAACAACATGATGGACAAGTGTGCTCAACAGAAAACAGTTTAACCGCAGCCCCTGCAATTCCCTCAGCCACCAAGCAGAAATTGTCAGACACTTACAAAAAGGGTAAGAGAGGCGTATTCTGAAGATTCTGCATGACTATCTTTGTGAGTTTCTGAACCGCGGAAGACTTAATGGTGAGTGCTAGCACATCATCAAGATGTGTAGATACCGTACAATGACGTCCACTTCCATGCCTCTCTATTGTGTACATGGCATAGTGTGTCGTCCTAATCCCATGCTGTAAACACTCTCCTTCTATCAATGGAAAGATACGCATCCttagcgtattcgcgaaaaaagtaGATACCGTACAATAGTAGCCATTTATCCAAATAAGAGACCGTGAAACCATCTAAACCTGTAGTTATTATCTGGCTCTTTGTATTTGTTCGTTATCAGCACTGCTACAAATAAGTATCCATATTTAACAGCTCTTGGTTTCTGCAGAAGAGAAGCTCTCTTGGATGTCATCGAAGTTCCACGAGCGAACCTCTGTCGGCAACAGTTTTAGGTCGTCCATATCAAGGGCTGCAGAGGTTGCCAGGATGGGGCAAACAATCCGACAAGACAAGCGCCTCATTCTCCAGCAAGTATCAAACACCAGGTCTGTAGTCAATGGATAGGAGTACGTCTCAGTTCAAGAAGTGAGATGAGCAGCCCAGTGGCATGAGAATGCTGCAGCCAAAATGATGATTTAATTTTCTGCACAAAAAGGCCGCCGGCAGGGCATAGCCAACCTTGAGTGCTCCCAGAGAACCTGATGGATGGATTTGGTTTGAGCATGACTCAGTTTTTAGATGCTAACTTTCTATTATTACTCGCCCCTTGTACTGTTGTAACATGAATTACCTTTTTCCAACCAAATTGCACTGTGCACATAtcttttacatgattttttttaatGTGTATTTGTGATCATGCGAGGGTCGGAAACTTCTTGTTTGGGCAGTAACCTGCCCCGGTCACGCCCCTGACCTCTAGGTGGACAACTCCGTTGCGAGTAGGACTCATGGAAGAGCGCGAACGAGCCGGAGATCAATTGTAACGCAAAACAGAAGCACCATCCCACCTCCCCACACTATATAGATAGAGTTCCCCAACTAGTTACCCAAACACGGCATATGCGATCGACCTCTCGTCATCGTTCCTCGACACCATGGCCCAAGGCCAAGAAAGCAAGCGCACGAAGTGGGCGCTAGGCGTGATAACGATAGTTTTCGCGGTAGGTATTTTCGCTCCTCTTGCGTGGTTGCTCACGAGGCCAGCCGACAAGCACGTACGAGGTGACCATCACCAGCGTGGGCGGCCTGGATCTCCACGGCGACCGGCAGGCGCTCAGCCCGGTGTTCGGCATCACCCTGCACATCGACAGCACCCGCAACAAGCTCTTCAACAAGTGCATCGGCGGCGCCGGCTCCTCCGTGGTCGTGTCGTACGGGGACGCGCTGCTCGCCAAGGGCGCCGTGCCGGAGCTCTGCGTGCACACATCAGGGGTGGGAGAGGTCGCGGCCGAGGCGTGGGGCTTGAACGTGCAGGTGCCTCAGTTCCTGCGGGACCGGCTGGCCGGCGAGCTAGAGAGCGGCCAGGCGGTGGTGGACGTGGCGGTGCGGACTCCCGTGGGGTGCTACATAAACAGATGTCTGGACGCGGTGCTTGTCTGCAAGGCCAAGATCCAGGGGGGTTCTTCTCCGTGTTACTCTATGTAGAGGCTATCAGCGGCACGGGTGCAAAAACAGATGGTTTAGAGCGttgatttttattttgtttttgcttaggATAGGATAGCGTGAAGCCTGGATGTGAATTTTTGTTTTCAATCAAGCGCTATGTTTTATGGTGGATCCAAAAGTTTGTATTTCTCTATCAAGGATTGTGTTTAATAGTTGATCTGAATTCTGTATTTGCAATCAAGAACTGTGTTTTATGTTAAGATTAAATTATAATCTGTAATTAAGGGAAATCTTCCCTCGCCCATCGAATGAGCGGTTGCGCTCGCACGGACGCCTGTGTCCGTCGCAACCGTCGCCTCTCTCCCATCCTCCTGGAACCGACTCATCTCTTCGGGATCGTCGCATCTCACAAAGGGATATATATACTCTCTGTAACCACCGATCAAGACAATCAATCACTTTCGATTCAAACACGTTATCACGCACGTAGACAACCAGCGAGAGCGAAAGGCAACAACGAGAGGAGAACAGAGGGAGCACTCGCCGCCGATGAGATGCCTGGCCTTGTTTCCTTCTTTCTCCGCCTGATCCATGAGGACGGTCATCGCTACCGTCGCCGCTACCATGGCGTTGGTGGCCTCCGACGTTTCCGTCGCAGGATGCAGGCCGTCCGCCATTTCGGCCGTTGCGCCGCTGGCCGTTATGGTCACCGCGCCACTGGACATGGCGCCCGTGGTGGTCACCGCGCCGCTGGACGCGACCACGGCGTTGACGGACGCGCCGCTCCTGGTGCTCACCACGCCCCGGGACAGGGTCGCCGCGCCACAGGACACGCCCACCGCGGTGCTCCTCGCGCCCATGGGGCTCGACCCTCGGATGGTGGCCGGCCTGAGCGCCCCGATGATGAACGGGGCCGCCGCTGTGCTTGGATCGCCCCCCCGGatctccgcctccacctccaccgccaCCGGCCGCGTGGCTCCCGCCCTCGACGCCGACGCCGGCCGGCGAGGCTGTTGGCCCGAGCCGTGGCCCTCCTGGCTACGCGCCCGTCCCGATGCGTGCCATTGTGGATGAAGAGGCCGCACTTGGCTTCGTGTCAGCGCCCACCGACGCCTCCGGCGTCATCCGCCTCGGAGTAGGGATGGAAGGTGCCGGCGTCAACTCCCCACCACCACTGGAAGCTTCTGCGGGCCCGAGCATCCGCGCGGAGTGGCGCTTTGGCCGCCTCTTCGggcgcgccgtcgccgccctcaaCTGCCGTCCCAGCCGCCGCGCCAGCTCGTGGGCTCCGGCAAGCCTCGGACTCGCCAGCGCAGCACCAGAAGCTGCTCGCCCGGATCACGTCGTCGTCGACTCTTCTTCGGACGAGGAGGGGTCGTCGAGGCAACGCCGGTGACCACCGGAATTGCGAGGGCCTGTGGCAACCGCTCCTCCCGACGGTGCCGCCGTGTGAGAGAGGGGATCGAGCAGAGGTGGTGGTGCGGGGTTCGGATACTCCGACCCTTATCCGATCCACCCGCTCCCCCCGTCTCTTGTGCGGTGCGGCGGCACATGGGCCGGCCAAAGGCCGGGCAGGCCCAGGCCCAGGCGCCCACGGTGGCTGCTGTTCCTCTCCTGTGCGGTGCTGCAACGGGTGGGCCGGCCAGAAGTGTGGATATTTTTTCCTCTGTTTTCTAACATTAGTACTAATTATTGTATTTGTGCAATTTTAGACTATGTTTAGTACTGTTTAGTACTTAGATTGACTACTACTTACATTTTAGTCCTGTTCTAGATTTATTCTATGTTAGGACTTGTGTAATTATTAGTAGGTGTGTTTATATTATGTAATGGATTGCATATAAATAGAGTACCGGAGTTCTTCTGGGAAGAATGACATGTTCTATGTGTTTACCACATACCCAGTTCTCTTGAACA is a window encoding:
- the LOC123045996 gene encoding proliferating cell nuclear antigen, whose translation is MLELRLVQGSLLKKVLEAIKELVTDANFDCSGTGFSLQAMDSSHVALVALLLRSEGFEHYRCDRNLSMGMNLGNMAKMLRCAGNDDIITIKADDGSDTVTFMFESPNQDKIADFEMKLMDIDSEHLGIPDSEYQAIVRMPSSEFSRICKDLSSIGDTVIISVTKEGVKFSTAGDIGTANIVCRQNKTVDKPEESTIIEMQEPVSLTFALRYMNSFTKASPLSDQVTISLSSELPVVVEYKIGEMGYIRFYLAPKIEEDEEMKA